The genomic stretch TAGAGCACCGCGGCCCCGGCGAGGAAGATGCAGGTGAGGGTCGTGATGAACGTGACCTGCCCGCCGAGGCTCCGGCCGGCGATGACCTGGAGGACGACGAAGATGAGCGGGATGCCGATGACCGCGAGCCAGAAGAGCGTCCGGAGCGCCTCCTTCACCCCGTCGGCGTCGAGACCGGCGTACTTCTGGGAACGAACGTGGGCTCGAAGACGTCAGGATCGCTAAAAAGGGTCTTGTCGCGGTGAAGAGGGAGCGTATCATGGATGAGTCTGGGAAAAAGGGATTGATAAAGGCGGGCCGTGCGCGGGCTGAACGTGAAGGGGTGCGAAGGCAAAAACTGTGGGATCCCGGCAGAACGTTGGGACAGGAAGTTACTCTGCCTCCAGGATCTCGATGATCCCATCGATAACCGACGTGACGGTCTGGTCATTGAGATGGCCGGCGCGATAAAGAATCAGGTCGACACTGGCCGAAAAAAGCCGGTTTGGCCGGATGTTGCTCGGCTTGTGGAGTGTTCCCTCTGTAAAGTCAGGTTCGGTAATACCAACGGCGTAGCGATCCCGGATCTGCTGGCTCGTGATTTGACAGAGGATGACATCGTCCCCGCCGGGTGCCGCAACGACAAGGGCCGGTCGCCGCTTCACCGTCGACAGGTCTGAGAAGGGAAACGGCACAACGACAACATCGCCCTTTACAAATCGCTCCACGCCTCTTCCTCCTCGGGCCGGAGCCAGTCCTTCCGGAGCACAGGCTCGCTTGCGAGGGCGGTGTCCAGGGCGGCCTTTCGGCGCCGGAACTTGAGGAACCGGATGAAATCAAGCACCTCACCGTATGTCCGGGGCGGGAGGTCGTTCAGTTCACTGATGATCTCCTCTTTCACCTGGGTCATGGTCGTCTCACCTCTGGGTATATCATCTTCTGGTGCTTCAATCTACATATCTCTGTCTGAAGAGGGTGTGTTTATCGGGGCGATCTGTGCCCCGACACTTGAGAACATTGTGTGGGGGATGGAAGTCCCCCTCATGCCGGGGCAGGAGCGTGAGCACCATCAGGTGTGGGGGGCGGGGCGCGACCAACCATTCGGTTGCGAATGGAGGTCAGCGGTTTGACCTTCAGGGAGGCTTCCCTGGAACATTGGCGATATGATGCGACCGCTCCCCCCTCAGAACGGGAAGATCGCGTACTGAATGTACCAGATGTATTCCACCACGGGTATCCAGAAGTGGTAGCCCTCCCGGCAGCTGGTGGCGAACTGGAAGTCGACGACGACCTCCCAGGCGAGCGGGAGGAGTATCACCACCGGGACCGCGTAGGCGAGGAGGCGGGGGGAGGCTCGGCGGGCGAGGACGGCGACATAGAGCACCGCGGTTCCGGCGAGGAAGAGATAGGTGTGGGTCGTGATGAACGTGACCTGCCCGCCGGGGTTGTTGCCGGCGATGACCTGGAGGTCGATGAAGATGAGCGGGAGGTCAATGATCGCGAGGCAGGAGGGGGCGCACCCGGCCGCTGGGGCGAGGAGGGAAGGCGTTGTCGGGCTGAAGGTCCGGGTTCTGACCCCGGCTATGGTCCTGGTGGCGGAAGCCCTGTATGGTACACCGAAAATTCACAAACTGTTTTGGGCGAGGTTATGATGACCGCCGACTTGCGGGCGGGCAGCCCCGGGATGGAAGAACACGCCTGCTTCTCCAACCCTGTGAGCGGGCGGCCGCTCACGGGTTTCTGAAGGGTGTGCCTGGTGCCATGCAAAACCTCATATAGGATCGAGTAAGATATATCTTACGATGGTCTATGGATATCGGTATCACCAGACTGAGTTCAAAGGGGCAGATTGTCATTCCGGCATTCATGCGGAGGGGGTTTCCTGAGGGTACACAACTGCTCATCGTCAGGGAGGGGGACCGCTTTATCGTAAAACCGCTTGATGAACTGGAGCCGGAGCTGAA from Methanoculleus chikugoensis encodes the following:
- a CDS encoding type II toxin-antitoxin system PemK/MazF family toxin; protein product: MERFVKGDVVVVPFPFSDLSTVKRRPALVVAAPGGDDVILCQITSQQIRDRYAVGITEPDFTEGTLHKPSNIRPNRLFSASVDLILYRAGHLNDQTVTSVIDGIIEILEAE
- a CDS encoding AbrB/MazE/SpoVT family DNA-binding domain-containing protein, encoding MDIGITRLSSKGQIVIPAFMRRGFPEGTQLLIVREGDRFIVKPLDELEPELKEDILFAERTERALQEFKEGKFVKKDHADFVRDLESW